Part of the Candidatus Methylomirabilota bacterium genome, CGCCATCTCGCTCGATGACGGCGACGAGGTCATGGCCGCTCGCCGCACGGACGGCCAGCGCGAGGTGCTGCTCTCGACCAAGCAAGGCATGATCATCCGCTTCCCCGAGGAAGACGTGCGGCCCATGGGTCGCACGGCCGGCGGCGTCCGCGGCATCGAGGTGGACGAGGGCGATCAGGTCATCGCCGCCGAGGTGGTTCAGGAGGGGGTCAGCGTCTTCACGATCACCGAGCGCGGCTATGGCAAGCGCACGCCGCTCGAAGAGTACCGCCTCCAGGGCCGCGCGGGCAAGGGCATCATCGACATCAAGACCGAGGGACGGAACGGCTCCGTGGTCGGGATGCTCCAGATCCGCGAGACCGACGATATCCTCGTGGTCACGACCAAGGGCAAGATGATCCGTATCCACGGGGGCGACATCACGAGCCAGGGGCGTAATACCATGGGGGTGCGGGTGATCGACCTGGACGCCGACGATCGGGTGGGCAGCCTCGCCCGGGTCGAGGCCGAGGCCGAGCCGGCAGGAGCGCCCTCGTCATAGCGTGACCCCGGTGGGGGACATGAGGCCGCCTGCGGGCGGCCTCTTTTGTTTCTGACATGCCTCTTGAGTGAAGAAGCGACGTTCTCCTCTGATCCCTCTCCCCCCTTGGGGGAGAGGGCAGGGTGAGGGGGAAGGAAGGAAACGCGCGGTGCTTGACATCAGGCTGATCCGTGAGCGACCGGAGGAGATCGAGCGCGCCCTCGCGCAGAAGGGCGGCGCCGAGCTCATCAAGGAGATCGCTGCGCGTGACGCCGAGCGCCGGCGCCTGATCCGGGAGAGCGAGGAGCTCAAGGCCCTCCGCAACAAGGCCTCGGAGGCGATCGGGCAGGCGAAGCGGCGCGGCGAGGACGCGGGCGCCGAGCAGACCCGGATGCGCGAGGTCAGCGATCGCATCAAGACCCTCGACGCCGAGCTGAAGGCTGTGGACGTGGCGATCGAAGAGCTCCTCGTGCAGGTGCCGAACCTGCCCCATCCGTCCGTCCCGCCCGGGACCACGGATGCCGACAATGTCGAGGTCCGGCGGTGGGGCACGCCTCGAACCTTCCCGTTCGAGGCCAAGCCGCACGAGGAAGTGGGCGAGGCGCTGGGCCTGCTCGATATCGAGCGCGCGACCAAGATCGCCAAGTCGCGCTTCGCCGTCCTCTGGGGGCCCCTGGCGCGCCTCGAGCGGGCCCTGGCCCAGTTCATGCTCGACCTGCATACGCGTGAGCACGGGTACACCGAGCTCTGGCTGCCGCACCTGGTGAGCGGGGAGACCATGCTGCGGACCGGCCAGCTCCCGAAGTTCGAAGAGGGGCTCTTCAAGACGCTGGAGGCGGACGAGAACCGCACGCTCTACCTCATTCCCACCGCCGAAGTGTCGCTGACGGCGCTCCACGGCGGGGAGGTCCTGGACGAGCGGACACTGCCCCGGCGCTATACGGCCTTCACGCCGTGCTACCGGCGCGAGGCGGGGACGTATGGGAAGGACATGAAGGGGATCTACCGCCAGCACCAGTTCGACAAGGTCGAGATG contains:
- the serS gene encoding serine--tRNA ligase; translation: MLDIRLIRERPEEIERALAQKGGAELIKEIAARDAERRRLIRESEELKALRNKASEAIGQAKRRGEDAGAEQTRMREVSDRIKTLDAELKAVDVAIEELLVQVPNLPHPSVPPGTTDADNVEVRRWGTPRTFPFEAKPHEEVGEALGLLDIERATKIAKSRFAVLWGPLARLERALAQFMLDLHTREHGYTELWLPHLVSGETMLRTGQLPKFEEGLFKTLEADENRTLYLIPTAEVSLTALHGGEVLDERTLPRRYTAFTPCYRREAGTYGKDMKGIYRQHQFDKVEMVKITTAGQAYEELEAMVANAEEVLRRLELPYRVVERCVGDLGFSTAKGYDIEVWRPAIGRYTEISSCSTYADFGGRRADIRYRPESGGRPEFAHTLNGSGLAVGRTVIAVLENYQEADGTVTVPPALQPYMDGLELIGPAR